The following is a genomic window from Bactrocera tryoni isolate S06 chromosome 2, CSIRO_BtryS06_freeze2, whole genome shotgun sequence.
TACTGCTGATTTACTATTTTCCTAAAAATAATATGTCTGATACTATTGATTTGCCATTTTTACAACACGGCATAGAGAAACAGAGCTGTCACTTTCTTCTTTCAGTTGTGTCTTCGTCAAGCTAAAACTTCTACAGAGTGGTACCGGTCTAGTTTGGTTGTAGTATTTTTCTGATCAAAGTCTTTTGTTAACTAATTAGATTCAAGTTCTGAAATAGTATAAAATTAGTGGATTCGTTTGCAGGGTAAAtgtgtttcaaataaataaatagtttaacaaccatacatacacacaaattgATCTATTAAGCTATTACAATAAGCGAGCAGCGCAATAAGTGGCCGACAATGAGAATGATGAATTAGCAAATGCAAAAcacttttgttaaattatttgtaGCATGCGTTCCGCTGACAgtttaaatgtaatattgtaaTGCAAAgcaatttaactaattttacaCGCTTATAAATAGTAAATGTATGTGGCTAGCAAATCATTTGTAAGTTAGTTTGAAAAGTAACTATTCTAATAGCTTGTACATACCCTTGTATCAACAAAGGGTATGTAGCTCTTTCAAATTGAAGCCACCGCAGTATTTAGGTACTAGAAATTAAGAGATTTGAACAAGAAACATATCGAAACTATTGTCTTTACAACTACTTACTacgaaaaattatgtaatttttttacgatatttgatttttttctccaAAACACTAAAATAGTCGATTTTCACAAACTTTTCTTGTGGCGGTTTTTTCACCATCAATAGCATTCTAAATAGCAAGGAACAGGTATGTATATCACTTGGTGTGAGATCAGGCCTATAAGGTAGATGCATAGGCACCAGCTAACTTAACTGGCGGAACTTTTGACGAGTCACTATCGATGCAAGTGGCCTGGCGTTGACGAAATGaaacgcaattttttttctgttgacTATAGCTGGCTACATCTGCAATATTGTTTCCGTTAAATGGTCCAATTGTTGAAAGTATAGATCCGAAATAAGAGTCCCAACAAATACGTAGCGAAGCCTTACTTACCGTCAATTTtggcttaagggggtattcttatGTAATcactttgaaaaattgttttttttttatattttgacagtaaaacctattgaaaacatgctgtgaaaaattcagaccgaaattcatagtatttgataagttacagttCATAGTTGCCGactgtcgtaagcgactgtctaccaggcgccatgacaagtcagCAGTCTCTGGAagctttaaacgcatttttctcgaatcatcattttctgaaactgtcatggtcctaaaaaaaagtattcaaccaattgctttaaaatatgcatatgttcttctactcatttacaGTTATCgtcctaccagaattgtttatttttgaaaatattttcatatttttttaaacgatttttaacgaaaaaaaaacatgtttttcgtgactttttttttgaagttcgacatttttttaaatgaaattgattatatttagtaggcacgatagccgcagaactactgaataataatccaatcgatttttttttatttcagacaacatgaacagccgctatcactctgaccagtgaactacttttttttgttggggactactttgatttaaaaaaaaaatattaaaaatataaaaaacgaaaaaaaaatctttttttgtacatttcaaaatacaaataaaaatatattaaaaaattaaaatgattgaatttgttgtagcataaaaaaaaatttcctaaaaattggcaaaatgtatgcgttcacatgagagtacccccttaatcAAATTAGCCTTAGTAAGTGACCCTCTTGACATAAGCAGTAAGTTTTGATTCAGTAACAATTCGCAGATGGATGTTTGAGTCATGAGAATGTTCGTTGTTAATCTTACTTCGGACCTATGCTTTCAACAATTGAAACATTGAATGGATATTCGATTCATGAGTATTTTTATGTTAATCCATGTGGCACCCATACACCGAACTTCTTCTTGAAACCAACTttatttaaatggttcaaatgGCTTTTTTGCCATGTTTAACTTAAGAGCAATCAAGACTGGGCTTCAATAACGATCGTACTCGacgatttccattatttttttattgatattcaaTAATTGACTATTCAAAATCTGATTCAATTTTGACAACAAAGTTACCGGAACGGTGAAAACTTATTAATTTAACAGAGGTTGTTAACAAAATGGCTCTGCATAAGTTGAATCTCTGAAGGTTTGGCTGGAAAATTCATCGGAAAAAGAGGATCGAGGTTGAGAAACCGACTGTGGAGGACCAAAACATCAGCTTGAAAAATTGACGAGAAAAACTTCCTTccaatttctaaatatatttgaaaaaaactaactgaATACGCCCGTAGTAGCATATTGTAACAGAATAGGCGACTAACGTTTGCTCGTGTTTTATTCTAGTTTAGCTCATTCAACTTTCAAATTGAAAGCTTGaacttaaaaaagttgaaactaATTTTATGCTTTTCGCAAACTAACTATAAAATTTGCTAAATGGAACTCACAACTGCatatcattaattttaaaataaagcaattaaatgcctaaaattaaattgaaaagttgATTCATTAAAACGAAAACATCACCGGCGctcaagaaataaaataaattgcaagcTAGTTGCTGCgagaatatttaaattaatgtatggtctatatatagaaatacaaattttgctaCAGTATACTCGTTAAAGAATGGATTAAGGCTGTTCTTATTTATATAAGATTTTGTAACAAGATACTTTTAAACAACAACGGACTGGTTGTTATTGCTTTCGTGCTCATAGTAAATGGTGTTTATTTCAATATGAACTTCTTCTTCATAATCTCAAAGTCATTTCAGCTAGAACTCAATACGGGTCCGACTAGAAACTCGGCGACAAAAATTACTAATTAAGAGCCATAACTCAATGTGGATGCGACTAGAAACTCGGCGAGAAAAATTACTAATTAGGAGCCATAAAAATGCACAGAAAAAGTTGTAGGCGGAATATTATGTACGGTTAATATATTAAACAAGAGACCGGATATCAATTGAGTGTGCCAGATCAACTACAACTGAAATCATTTCTGAtgattattcaattatttttgtctAATAATAGCTGTCTTCGATTTGTTGAGCGTTGGAGAGTGGTGAAACGAACAAACTATATCGGTTGCTGAAACAAAGTAGCAGGACCCTGAGCTAATTCGTGCTCTGACGCATGCATCATTAGCTTAGCAAAGACTCTTTTTTTACCTCACTTAGAACAGTACGGAGCAAATATCGTCCGATTACACTAATGAaaccttttttcaatattttatgttCACGGTTGATATGATACTTCTGTCGATTAGCGACATTTTAACTTGTTTGAACTAGACTTCATctcaagtttttgttttttataagtaACTACTATTTCGATTATACCTGCTGTGAAAAAACTTACTAAACTGATTTTAAACTAGTTCTGTGACGTAGTTGATGTGGACTGATTAATAAATGATATCTCATCAAGGATACACTCGTAACCTGAGCTTACTTATGCAGACGCGAAGCTAAAAATAAACTTTCATTCGTGCCAAATGAAAGGCAATTTGATCATGCCTAATTAAACTAGATTTAGACACACAGATGTGGCGAATAGAAAAGTGTTttgtatgttgttttttttaacttttaatttttagtgaATAATGACGATACCGGAGCTgtgaaaaaccaaaattttcaagCCTGACACATAGACGGCGTTACTAGAAATAAATCCATATGAGACCTGACCTTCAAAAAAATTGGTGAGTAAAGCAACTTATgttatcatgaaaaaatgtataaaaacgaATCTCGCgcgttgataaaatattgctttttgaaggtaAACAATACAGTTAAAGCAAAAACGTGGCTTGATAACGAGATTCCGACCATTGCCACAGGAAAATCAATCATCAAGAATTGGTAAGCTAAGTTTGAACGTAGCGAAAAGAGCCCTGAAGACGGTGATGgtggttgttaccgacgaacaCATCAAAAAAGAAAGTCCACAAACTAATTTTGGATTGATTggaaagatatcaactgaacatgTACATTATGTCATTCAGGAATATCTGGGTATAAGatagctctgtgcaaagtgggtatCGCATGAGCTCATTTTTGACAAAGAACAACAACGAGTTGATGCTTCGGATCAGTGTTTGGAGATATTCTAATGGAATAAACACGCGTTTTGGCGTctatatgtgacaatggatgacaCCGTCATTTCACTCCAAAGTCCAATTTGCGGACATCCGAGTGACCTGCACACGTTGAACTCTCCACAAGGCGTTGGAAAACGCAACAATCAGCTGGCAAGATTAAgacgtctgtattttgggatgcacatggtataatttttattgactacctttaACAAGGAAGGatcatcaacagcgactattacatagcgtgACTAAACCGTGTGAAAGTCGAAATCACTGAAAAACGGAcggatttgaagaaaaagaaaatgttgtTTTACCAAGGCAATGTCAGAAGCCAATGAAAATGATAGTAAAATCTCATGAATTGGACTTTGAAATACTTCTGCATCCACGGTATGATCCAGATCTGGCCCCAGGACTATTTCATGTTCTCAAATCTCGAAAGCACTTTTGCTTGCAAGAAATGTTCGTCGAATAAAAAAGTGATCGCCTAAAGTGAGGCCtactttgaagcaaaggacTAATCGTaaatggtatcgaaaatttGGCGGGTCGCTATACGCTCATCACTTTTTTCCCACAGTACCAATCCGCTTCAGAAATAGATAGATATTTTTGCGATTCTGATTGGAAATTCAATGCATGAAGTAAACGGTGATATGATGCTTAGCTCCTGGGCaatcaaataattttcagtCACACTTTACTCTTTCTAGTTTCCAACTTTGGCACTTGGTCAAAGAACATTCGATGTGTTTAACGTGAGTACCTGCTGGCGACAGCCTTAccccacggtgctcaaaagcacagcggatcaaatcaatgcgttgctCAGCAACTCGAAAATACAAAGCATTTTTCGTTACCAATGGCAGTGTGTAACTggcacactaaccaccttgataccacccggttgcaatgcaactcaaAATTCCTGATGTTCGAGCACATTAGACAATCTGCAGTGATATGTACCCAATCCTCAATGCGtaatccacacacacacatacattcagaCCCTTCCGATAAGTTTCTCtatgcaaaaataattcaaaggTTCATGCCCAGTAAGTAGGAAGCCCATGCTCAGACAGAATCTGAAGTCTGAGATTCCTTCTACATTCCGAATTTACTCATAAATCACCCGACCGTTGTGGCTATTACCACAAGATTTTGGCACTTACtcctaaccctatcatctagaagcctcttgTTCCTTAGATATCCTTCCTCCTTCCCCACATCGCCGTCATCCAGTCATTCTGCAGCAAACCGCTCCGTAACCTGAAAGCAACAGctcgctgtatgacaatcagctCAAGAGGAGGTGCTCCTAACAAAACCCGCATTGCATCCGTTGAGACAACGCTGTGCGAAAAAGAGTTTTTGACGCCCTTAGACTCTCGTGGCTGTTTCCTACCATACAGaggctccataagtggcacaggccacgATATATGGTGTGAATAATACCACCTCTGACCTCAATCACTCCTCAAGACGGACCTAATCCTACCCACGATTGCCTGCAGTCGCACCTTCACATTAACCAAATGTGAAGTGAAACACTTTCTTCCACTCATGGTCAACCTTAGGTATTTGACTTACGTCACCCCAGTTACCCGGTTAATTGGTGGACGAACCGGCGACAGTCTGCCTGTAAAAAGCATTGTCACTGTTTTGTCCATCGATATGCCCACACCCACACCTACGACCCAACTGTagataatttctaaaatttccaCCTACTTGTTCAAACAATACTAAGCGAATCAATCATAAAACTGAAACTAGCCAAAAATGAAgcgaaacagaaaaaaatagtgCAAAGTCGATGGATGGATAATGCCGATATTTTTGTTCGATCTTATTTCATAGTAGGATTAAGCAACCTCTAATTCACTGTCCACAGTACTTGCTAGCTACTAAAAAATACACCTATTATCAAATAGCTGATGTGATTCTTTGGAAGACGTCTATATGGACGTTCGAAGTTAAACTTCAGATGCTTCGGCTAGTAAGAtacaatacttttttttaattttatatttattactcaGAAGTTGTATTCGTTAAATCACTTAAAATAACCCAAATCATTAACCTCGCTAATCATAGCCACAAGGCCATCCAGAGTTTCTTCGCCAGTGGGAATAATCTTATCAGCTGGCAGCCTGAAACCTGTTATCAAAGAATTTGGACCTGGACGCAATTCCAGGCAGAATGACATGCGAACACCGACATTGGCGTACGCCCAATCCACACTAGCACCCGAAGCAGGGTAAATAGCATCGTAAATATTACCACCGGTATATTTGGTGCCATAACGCTCCTTTATAGCATCCACAGTAACATCGAAGACACGTTTGTAATCTGCGGCATTGTCGGGTAGCTCTGAAGTGTGACCATAAGGATACAACACATACTGTGAGTAGGAATGGAATGAGACATACAATTGAATTTTGCCCTCCAACGATTTAATATAGTTGGCCAACGATTTAGTTTCAATTTCAGAGAACGCGCTTGGACCGGCATATGTGTCAGAGCAAGGATTAGTGCTAATACCGACAGTACCCCAGTAGAAGTCCCAATTACGGTTGGGATCGGCGCCATAGCAGCTACCATGTGGTTGACGTGTCTTACGCCACAAACGATCGGTGGTGTGAGTATAAACATAGCCATCGGGATTGGCATGTGGGAAGAAATACCAATCGTAATTCTTTGCCAAATCTTGTAAAACTGCATCATCAGATGTCAACAATTGATTGATGATATATGTAGTGGTTGCTGGTGCGATCCATTCACGTGCATGGATACCAGCCTCAATAAAGATACCGGGCTTTTGCGCTTGACCGTTGTTGTAGGAGATCTTAATACCCAAAATAGAGCGCTTTTCATAGGTTTTGCCACCTTCAATCAGTGTCACAACGCCTGGATATAATTTAGTCAATGAAATCAACCAATTGTAGGTATCATCTAGTGTTTGGTATGCAGTCCAACCATAAACATCGGCACGTCCCTTAATTTGCACTTCATCTTCTTGATCCAATTGTGCCTGCAAGTTATTTTCCAATAGCACATAGTCGATTTCATGATCGCCCATAGCTTGCAGAAAGTCGGGTATTTTATGTGGCGCTACGACCACTTCAATATCACGATCCACTGAATGTACACCCTCCATGAAGATGAGCGAGTCACTTGTGTCTTCCATATTTTTCAAGAAAGCCAACTCTGCGGCATTGGATGCGGTTACACGGTACACCCGATAGTTGTCATAACGCGCACGTTCAGCACCGTTTAGGGCCACTGCCGCCAGGCAGAGTGCCAAGATTAGACTAAATTTCAACGACATTTCGCAAGATCGCGTAAGCGAATAGCTTTAGCTAGTACTTCGAGGTCGTATTTATAGTAGAATTTTCAAGTGATAATAGTGGTATTACGGACAATTTACCACTGTATGCTATACCCTGATTGTCAATGAATTATAACTGTGGAAAACTCACTACGTTTTCGATGTTGCGTCGCCTGATAAAACCGTCTAACGGATATTACTCGCATGACATGTAGCCACGTATATGTGCTAATCTATCAACCTTTAAGTCGAAATTGTAAATTTTGACCGAGATTTCGTGGTTTAATTGGCATTTTTAACCATGTATGCCTCGCTATCAGTTTTTATGGACTCTTTCGATTTCGACTTTGAAGAAATCtcataaaatcaatttcttaTCAATTTTCAAATACCATACGTATTATATATCAATATCGTTGACATATCGTATAAATTTATGGCTGCAGAATGTAATATATCCGTGATATGTGTAATCAGTCATGGGCGTAAATTTATCAGTCTCAAAGATTGATTTGTATATATAGCCGTTATCAACGAGCTACTTCAAATAATCATTACTGTTATAGATTAAGCCTCGAGGGAAACCCTGTTTAGGAGGTAAAATTTTTAGAA
Proteins encoded in this region:
- the LOC120769626 gene encoding zinc carboxypeptidase A 1-like produces the protein MSLKFSLILALCLAAVALNGAERARYDNYRVYRVTASNAAELAFLKNMEDTSDSLIFMEGVHSVDRDIEVVVAPHKIPDFLQAMGDHEIDYVLLENNLQAQLDQEDEVQIKGRADVYGWTAYQTLDDTYNWLISLTKLYPGVVTLIEGGKTYEKRSILGIKISYNNGQAQKPGIFIEAGIHAREWIAPATTTYIINQLLTSDDAVLQDLAKNYDWYFFPHANPDGYVYTHTTDRLWRKTRQPHGSCYGADPNRNWDFYWGTVGISTNPCSDTYAGPSAFSEIETKSLANYIKSLEGKIQLYVSFHSYSQYVLYPYGHTSELPDNAADYKRVFDVTVDAIKERYGTKYTGGNIYDAIYPASGASVDWAYANVGVRMSFCLELRPGPNSLITGFRLPADKIIPTGEETLDGLVAMISEVNDLGYFK